The segment TGGCTAACACTTAAACGGCTGCTTTCATGCCATCCGTGGGGCGGCAGCGGCTTTGATCCCGTACCCTGATTTTATTAACTACTATACTATTTTTATGAAAAAATTACAGCATTTATTTCTCCGTATCAGGTCACTAATACTGGTCGTTATTCTCACTGCCAGTTTCACCGGAGCCTACTCTCAGGGCGGCGAAAGCGACTTTGAAATTTCGAAAAACCTCGACATTTTTGTAACGTTATACAAACAACTTCAGGTTAATTATGTCGATGATTTAAATTCGGGACAACTGATGAAAACGGCTATTGACGCCATGCTCGAATCTGTTGACCCTTATACGGTGTATATCCCCGAATCGGAGATTGAAGATTACCGGTTTATGACGACCGGACAGTACGGCGGCATTGGCTCCATGATACAAAAACGGAATGCATGGGTGTATATATCGGAGCCATACCAAGGCTTTCCGGCTGATAAAGCCGGTCTTAAAGCTGGCGACAAAATCATTGAAATAAATGGGAAATCGGCAAAAGGCAAAACCGTTGAAGAAGTGAGTACTGCGCTGAAAGGACAACCCGGAACCGAAGTGAAGCTGCTTATTGAACGCGATACCACCGAAAAGCCATTTGAGAAATCAATCATCCGCGAAGAAATTACCGTTGAGAATGTCCCCTACTCAGGCATGGTCAGCGACAGCATTGGTTATATCAACCTCAGTGAATTCAAACAAAATGCCGGTTCTGATGTGAAAGACGCGTTCCTTAGGCTGAAAGAAAATCACAATTTAAAAGGTGTTATTCTGGATTTGCGCGGAAATGGCGGCGGACTGCTTGCCGAAGCCGTTAATATTGTCAATATTTTTGTTGAACGCGGACAACTGGTTGTAAGTACAAAGGGCAAACTTAAAGACCGAAATAACAATCACAACACCATGAACGCTCCGGTTGACCTCGATATGCCGCTGGTCGTTTTGGTGAATGAAGGAAGCGCTTCAGCATCAGAAATAGTTACCGGCGCCATTCAGGATCTTGACCGCGGAGTTGTAATCGGACAGCGTACTTATGGCAAAGGTCTTGTTCAGAACATCGTTCCTTTGACCTACAACGCTCAGATGAAAGTCACCATCGCAAAGTATTATATCCCGAGTGGTCGCTGCGTACAGGAACTGGATTATGCCCACAAAGATAATGAAGGTGAAGCCACAAAAATGGCGGATTCGCTGAAGCGGGCTTTTAAAACAAAAAACGGGCGGACTGTCTATGAAGGCGGTGGCATTGACCCCGATATATTAATGGCACCCGAAGAATACAGCAATATTGCACAGGCACTCATTACCAATTACCTTGTTTTTGATTATGCCACCACGTTTTACAGGGCACATCCTCAAATTGCAAAACCAAAAGATTTTATTATTACGGATGATATTTATACTGACTTCCAGAAGTTCTTATCAAACAAGCATTACAGCTATACGACACAGAGTGAAAAGGCCCTTGAAAAGCTGAAGGAAAATGCAGAAAAAGAAAAATATTTTGACGCAATAAAAACAGAATTCGATGTGCTGCAGAATAAAATGATGCATGAAAAAACGGATGATCTGCAAAAATTCAAATCACAAATCAGTATTCTTCTGAAACTGTATATTATACCCCGTTACTATTATCAGAAGGGTCGCATAGAGGCAGCACTTGTTGATGACCCGGAAGTAAAAAAAGCAATTGAAGTTCTTCAGAATCGTAGTTTGTATAAATCTATACTTGACGGAACATATATAAAAGAAAATCCGAAAGAGAAGAAATAAACCTGCGAACACTATTCGCCATGCCCATTCTTAAAAAAGAGTATCACCGGCTGATTTATTTGTTCGGATTGTTGTTGTTTGCCGCATCACTTCCGCTTTCCAAGTATTTCATGAGCGTTTCGCAAATGGTACTCATCGGAAACTGGATTTGTGAAGCCGATTACAAAAATAAACTCAGACGCTTCACTGCCAATAAAGCTGCTCTGGTAGCATGCCTCATCATGGTATTGCATCTGGTCGGACTGCTTTGGACCCACGACTTTGATTATGCATTCAAAGATATTCGTATCAAAGTGCCACTGCTTATCATGCCGTTTATAGTTGCGTCTGCTGAAGAACTCTCTATAAAAAATATCTATACCATTCTGCTTGTCCATGCAGGAGCTGTGTTTGCCGGAACCTTAATAAGTGTCTGGCTGCTGCTATTCACGGTTGTGAATGATATTCGCAATGTTTCAGTACTTATTTCCCATATACGCTTTGGGATGAATGTATGTTTTGCCGTGTTCGCATTAACATGGATGATATCCCGCTCCGCGCCCATCAAATCATTGGTTGCCCGGATTGGCGCGGGCTTGATGGTCGTCTGGTTTATAATATACCTTTTTATCACAGGCTCCGTAACCGGTATTGGAATCATGATTGTTACTGGACTCGTTTTGGTTCTCCGCTTTATTTTTACAAAGGCGCAGCTATCGGTGAAAGTACTTGTGGCAGGCGCCGCCCTTGCGGGCAGTCTTGGAATGTACTTTTATATAAGCAGCATCGTAAATGAATATAAAAATGTTGAACCAATAAAGCTTTCTGAACTTGAATTTAAAACTCCTTACGGTAACACATATCAATTTAATTTCGACAACAAACAAATCGAGAACGGGCATTATACCTGGGTGTATATCTGTTGGGATGAGCTTGCAGAGGCATGGAACAAACGCAGTAGTATAAATTTCGACAGTAACGACCGCAAGGGTCAACCGGTGCGCTATACTATAGTGCGCTACATCACATCCAAAGGGCTGCGCAAAGATAAAGACGGTGTAAACAGCCTTAGTGGAGATGATATTAAAGCCATTGAAGATGGTGTTGCCAATATACGCTATGGCGAAAATGGAAATTTCCGCGATCGTGTTATCAATCTTTTGTGGGAATACGACAATTATCAATTATACGCCAATCCCAGTGGTCAAACCATGATGCAACGGGTTGAACTCTGGAAAACATCATTACGTATCATCGCAGCACATCCCTGGCTCGGTGTTGGTACCGGCGATGGAAAAAATAAATTCCGAGAAGAGCTCGAGCAAATAAATTCGCCCTTAAAAGACCTTGGACTGCGCTCACACAATCAATATCTGGCCATACTCATTTCATTCGGACTCATCGGTTTTATAATATTTCTGTTTGCCTTACTCTACCCTGCTGTTCATCAAAAAAGGTTTTTCACGTACCTCTATTTTATTTTTATCTGCATTATGCTTATCTCAATGTTTACAGAAGACACTCTCGAGTCGCAACCGGGCGTGTCATTTTTTGCATTTTGGAATGCCGTGTTGATATTGGGATGGCGCAAAGAAAACAATGAAAAAAAACAAATACCGAACAATGAAAAAGAAAAAACAATCGCCGGACTTCTTTTCAAGCGCCGACACAAAAAAACGCCGTCGTAAAACCCGGCAAACCATTGTCCCCAATTATAATACAACAACTTTTGAATCCCGGAAAATTGTATGGCGAAAGCATCCGCTATGGCACGAACATTATGCACAATTATCTGATTTTAAGAAACGTTTTGGACATTGCATGGTGCCCAACAACTGGGACGAAAACCCATTGCTCGCCAATTGGGTTCACTACCAGAGGCACCGGGCATCGACACTGAGTATTGAAAAATATCAACTGCTTGATAAATTAGGATTTGAGTGGGACAATCAGGAATATCGATGGATGAGCTTCTATTACAAACTGCGCGAATACCGCAAGACATTCGGAAGCTGCATTGTCTCTGAAACATCTCCTGAATATAAATCTCTGGCAAACTGGATTACACGACAGCGTACCCAAAAGCGTTGGTTTAGTCCCGGTCTTACAGCCGAACATATACGTCTTCTCGACGGGCTTTCATTCGACTGGACATACCGCAAGAACAGAAAAAAGCCCCCGGAACAATTGACCGGAGGCTAATACTTATTTTGATTTTACGAAAGGTTAAGCCAGACGTTCTACCATTTCGGCAAGACGGTTGGAATAGCCATATTCATTATCATACCAGGCCACTACTTTGACAAATCTGCCACCGATTACCTGAGTAAGTTTTGCGTCAAAAATGGAAGAATAAGGATTTCCAATTACATCAACACTCACAATGGGGTCGGTGCAGTATTGAAGTACTCCTTTCATCGGACCGCTGGCCGCGGCCAATTTCATAGCTTCATTGATTTGTTCTTTGGTAGCATCTTTTTCAAGTTCCATGGTAAAATCAACAACAGAGCCATCAGGCGTAGGAACGCGCATTGCCAAACCATCGAGTTTGCCTTCAAGAGCGGGAATTACCAGACCTATTGCTTTTGCAGCACCGGTACTTGTGGGTATAATAGACATCGCCGCAGCGCGTGCACGCCTCAGATCTTTATGTGGGGCATCTAAAATAATCTGATCATTGGTATACGAATGTATGGTATTGATGAGACCGTGTTTAATACCAAAATTATCGTTCAGTACTTTGGCAACAGGCGCCAGGCAATTGGTAGTGCACGACGCATTGCTGACAAAGCGGTCGCCGGGTTGCAGTGCACTGTCGTTAACACCAATAACAATGGTTCTGTCAACATCTGCCGGGGTATTGCTCGGCACCGACAATACCACTTTTTGGGCACCTGCCTGTATGTGCTTTTCTAATTTTTCACGCGTGCGGAACACACCTGTCGATTCAACTACAACCTGAACGCCCAGGTCTTTCCATGGAAGCATTGCAGGGTCTTTCTCTGCCAATACTTTAATTTTAACACCATCGATTATTATTGAGTCACCGTCAGACGAAACTTCGCCGGGATATCTGCCGTGAATACTGTCATATTTAAGAAGGTGTGCCAGTGTTTTTG is part of the Bacteroidota bacterium genome and harbors:
- a CDS encoding S41 family peptidase; translation: MKKLQHLFLRIRSLILVVILTASFTGAYSQGGESDFEISKNLDIFVTLYKQLQVNYVDDLNSGQLMKTAIDAMLESVDPYTVYIPESEIEDYRFMTTGQYGGIGSMIQKRNAWVYISEPYQGFPADKAGLKAGDKIIEINGKSAKGKTVEEVSTALKGQPGTEVKLLIERDTTEKPFEKSIIREEITVENVPYSGMVSDSIGYINLSEFKQNAGSDVKDAFLRLKENHNLKGVILDLRGNGGGLLAEAVNIVNIFVERGQLVVSTKGKLKDRNNNHNTMNAPVDLDMPLVVLVNEGSASASEIVTGAIQDLDRGVVIGQRTYGKGLVQNIVPLTYNAQMKVTIAKYYIPSGRCVQELDYAHKDNEGEATKMADSLKRAFKTKNGRTVYEGGGIDPDILMAPEEYSNIAQALITNYLVFDYATTFYRAHPQIAKPKDFIITDDIYTDFQKFLSNKHYSYTTQSEKALEKLKENAEKEKYFDAIKTEFDVLQNKMMHEKTDDLQKFKSQISILLKLYIIPRYYYQKGRIEAALVDDPEVKKAIEVLQNRSLYKSILDGTYIKENPKEKK
- a CDS encoding O-antigen ligase family protein codes for the protein MPILKKEYHRLIYLFGLLLFAASLPLSKYFMSVSQMVLIGNWICEADYKNKLRRFTANKAALVACLIMVLHLVGLLWTHDFDYAFKDIRIKVPLLIMPFIVASAEELSIKNIYTILLVHAGAVFAGTLISVWLLLFTVVNDIRNVSVLISHIRFGMNVCFAVFALTWMISRSAPIKSLVARIGAGLMVVWFIIYLFITGSVTGIGIMIVTGLVLVLRFIFTKAQLSVKVLVAGAALAGSLGMYFYISSIVNEYKNVEPIKLSELEFKTPYGNTYQFNFDNKQIENGHYTWVYICWDELAEAWNKRSSINFDSNDRKGQPVRYTIVRYITSKGLRKDKDGVNSLSGDDIKAIEDGVANIRYGENGNFRDRVINLLWEYDNYQLYANPSGQTMMQRVELWKTSLRIIAAHPWLGVGTGDGKNKFREELEQINSPLKDLGLRSHNQYLAILISFGLIGFIIFLFALLYPAVHQKRFFTYLYFIFICIMLISMFTEDTLESQPGVSFFAFWNAVLILGWRKENNEKKQIPNNEKEKTIAGLLFKRRHKKTPS
- a CDS encoding helicase associated domain-containing protein yields the protein MKKKKQSPDFFSSADTKKRRRKTRQTIVPNYNTTTFESRKIVWRKHPLWHEHYAQLSDFKKRFGHCMVPNNWDENPLLANWVHYQRHRASTLSIEKYQLLDKLGFEWDNQEYRWMSFYYKLREYRKTFGSCIVSETSPEYKSLANWITRQRTQKRWFSPGLTAEHIRLLDGLSFDWTYRKNRKKPPEQLTGG
- the gap gene encoding type I glyceraldehyde-3-phosphate dehydrogenase; protein product: MAKIKVAINGFGRIGRLTFRILQKNSNVEVVALNDLTDAKTLAHLLKYDSIHGRYPGEVSSDGDSIIIDGVKIKVLAEKDPAMLPWKDLGVQVVVESTGVFRTREKLEKHIQAGAQKVVLSVPSNTPADVDRTIVIGVNDSALQPGDRFVSNASCTTNCLAPVAKVLNDNFGIKHGLINTIHSYTNDQIILDAPHKDLRRARAAAMSIIPTSTGAAKAIGLVIPALEGKLDGLAMRVPTPDGSVVDFTMELEKDATKEQINEAMKLAAASGPMKGVLQYCTDPIVSVDVIGNPYSSIFDAKLTQVIGGRFVKVVAWYDNEYGYSNRLAEMVERLA